Part of the Natrialbaceae archaeon AArc-T1-2 genome, CGATCCGCCAGCAGTTCGGCGACCTCGAGGACGTCTCTGCGACCTGGATCGGCGACGGCAACAACGTCGCCCAGTCGTTCGTGCTGGGCTGTGCGATCGCCGACATCGACCTCACCGTCGCGACTCCGCCCGAACACACCGTCGACGACGCCGTCCTCGAGCGAGCGGCCGAACTCGGAGCCGAACCGGAGACGACGACTGATCCCGTCGAGGCGGTCGCGGGCACGGACGTCGTCTACACCGACGTCTGGGTGAGCATGGGTCAGGAGGACGAACGCGAGATCCGTCTGCGTCGCTTCGACGGCTTCCAGGTCAACCAGGAGTTGCTCTCGAACGCTCCGGAAGCCGTCGTCATGCACTGTCTGCCCGCCCACCGCGGCGAGGAGGTCACCGACACCGTCTTGGAGGGTGATCGCTCGATCGTCTTCGACCAGGCCGAGAACCGGCTGCACGCACAGAAAGCGTTGCTCGTCGAACTGCTCGGTGACGACTGATCCGGACTTTCGAACGCGGGTCCATGTCCGTCCCGTCTCGAGTCGAACCCACCCCACTTTTCTCTCTCGACCCCCTCCCCGGGGACAATGAGTCTTCGTCTATCCGCGACGACGCCGGAGACGCCGACCGAGGCGACCGACGGCACCTGGCTCGAGTGTATCGAGTGTGCCGAGAGCTACGCCCCCTTCGAGGACGTCCGCTACACCTGCGACGAGTGCAACGGCCTGCTCGAGGTCCGCTACGACGAGCCCCCGACGTTCGACGAGTTCGAGGGCGAGGGCGTCTGGCGCTACGACGCGGCCCTGCCACTCGAGTCCGGCGTGACGACCCAGGAGGGTGCGACGCCGCTTTACGAGGTCCCTCGCCTCGAGGAATCGGTCGGCGTCGAGGCCCTGCGGATCAAACACGAGGGGATGAACCCAACGGGGTCGTTCAAAGACCGCGGGATGACCGTCGGCGTCGCCGTCGCTCGTAAACTCGGCGTCGACCGGCTGGCCTGTGCCTCGACGGGCAACACGAGTGCCGCGCTCGCGGCGTACGGTTCCCGGGCCGACATGGAGACGCTCGTCCTCTTGCCCGCCGGGAAAGTCGCCGCCGGGAAGGTCGCCCAGGCGAGTCTCCACGGCGCTCGCATCTTGGAGGTCGACGGCAACTTCGACGCCTGTCTCGACGTCGTCCAGGAACTCGCCGAACGCGGCGAGGCTTACCTGCTGAACTCGCTGAATCCGTTCCGGCTCGAGGGCCAGAAGACGATCGGGCTGGAGATCCTCGAGGGGTTCCAGGCCGACTACGGCGTTTGGCCCGACCGAATCGTCCTCCCGGTCGGCAACGCCGGCAACACGGCGGCGCTGTACAAGGCCTTTCGCGAACTCGTCCAGGCAGACGAACTCGAACCCGAGGACGTACCTAAACTCACGGGCGTCCAGGCCGAGGGCGCAGCGCCGATGGTCGAAGCGATCGAGAACGACGCCGACGAGGTCCGTCGCTGGGAGGAGGTCGAAACCCGCGCAACCGCGATCCGAATCGGCAACCCCGTGAACGCGCCGAAAGCGCTGCCGGGCATCCGCGAGACCGGCGGCACCGCAGTCAGCGTCACGGACGGGGAGATCACCGAAGCCCAGCGCGACCTCGCCACGGAAGGCGTCGGCGTCGAACCCGCCTCTGCCGCCTCGGTCGCCGGGCTCCGGAAACTCCGCACCGAGGGCGTCGTCGGCGACGACGAACGCGTCGCCTGCCTGACGACGGGCCACCTGCTGAAAGACCCCGACGCCGCCGCCGCGGCCGGCAACGATCCCGAGCCCGTGCCCGCTGATACGAAAGGCGTGCTCGAGCACCTCGAGAACTGAGTCGGCGGCCGAACGACGCGCGTCAGACGCGTCTGACGTCAGACTGACTGACTTTTTTGGTCGACCACACAGTACGTTCGTCCGCGATGTCCATCGATCCCCGAGCTCACGGCTACACCGCAGCCACACCGTCGGCGCACTCTCCCGGTCACGGGTTCGACTCCGGCCCGCGAATCCGCCACCATAGCCCCCCAGGTACTCGTCAACCGCTTGCCGACCGCATCGAACGTCTGCAGTTGCGCGCACGGGTCGCTGCCCTCGAGTACGCACTCGCCGAGAGCGAGCGCCAACGACAGGCGATCATCGACCAGTACGAACTGCTCCTCGAGACCGACGACGAGTCGACCGTCAGCGAATCAGACGACGGCCTGCTGGCCCGCGTGTGCCAAGCGTCGGTCACACTCGGCCGGTAGCCGTCCGGATCGTCCGCGGTCGTGTACCGAATCGACCTCGTACGCACCTCTTATGAGGTCGTGAGAGCGAGTTCCCCAGCCGCGCAAGGTACCGTTACCAGATATATCATTCAGATACATGGAAGCATTTTAATAATACTATAGTTTAAGTTAGATGGTGTGCGGAAGAATTACCGATGAGCGAACCTGATACGATTCCTGTCTGTGCCGAGTGCGGCGGGCGCTTGCGGACGCTGGCGACCGAAACCGTCTGCGAGGAGTGTGGACTCGTCACCGCGAGGGATACGATCGATCGCGGTCCCGAGTGGCGGACGTTCGACGACGAAGACGAAGACCGGAAGCGAACCGGCGCGCCGCTGACTCGATCGCGTCACGATCGTGGACTTTCGACGGAGATCGGGTACGGATCAGCGGTGCGACTCACCGGTCGCAAGCGCCGCCAGCTCGCGCGAATGCGCCGAGAGCACGACCGTGCGCGGATCCCCTCGACAGCCGACTCGAACAGAGTGTGTGGCTTCACCGAGATCCGGCGCGTCGTCTCGCAACTGTCGTTGCCGATCGACGTGCGGGAGCAAGCCTGTGCGCTGTTCGAGTCCGCTCAGTCTGCGGATCTACTCCGTGGTCGCTCCATCGAAGGCTTTGCCGCCGCGGCGATCTATGCGATCTGTCGAACGCTCTCGATCGCCCGAACGGTCGACGAGATCGTCGCCATCGCACGGGCAGACGAGGGCGAGCTCGTGGCTGCGTACGATGCGCTCAACCGTGAGCTCGGGTTGCCGACGGGCCCGATCGATCCCGCCGAGTACCTCGCTCGGTACGCGTCGAAACTCGAACTCGAGACGGCCGTCGAACGCCGCGCACGCGAACACGTGGCGGCGCTTCGCGACGCCGAACGTATCGGCGGCAAGAACCCAAGCGGCGTCGCCGCGGCCTGTCTCTACGCCGCTGCCGGCGACGACGACGCGACACGAACCGTCACGCAGGCCGACGCGGCGGCCGTCGCCGACGTCGCTCCGGTGACGATTCGATCGACCGTCGACGATCTCCGGAGTCTCTTCTGAGACGGACCGCTGCCAGTGCCGGCACGAGCAGATCGCGGCTGTGCCAGGACGTCGGTACGGCAACCGTTGGCGGGCCGGGCTGGCTACTCGTCGTCGAACAGCACCCGATCGCGCATCTCCGGCGGCATCGGATGGTCCGTTCCGGCCGCGAATTTCGGATACGGCGTGTGCTCGTTCTCGCGTTCCTCGAACGCGACGGCCGCCTCGTAGGCCCGCCGATAGTCCGGCCGATCCACATCGACCGGCTGGACGCGTCGCACCTGCACTGACTCCCCGTGTTTGACACGCAGGCGAAACGCGAGAAACGCCCCGAACTCGGTCGCCTCGAGCAGGACAGCTCGACCGAACCGCCTGCTGACGGTCTCTTCGTGTGCGTTACAGATGTTTCGAAGCGTCTGGCGTGCCCCCGGTGTGTCGGCAATGACGAGAAACGCCGCCCGGCTCCCATCCACAACCATGGTTAGTGGTAGCAATAACTAATTAAAATTCTTTACTGTTCCCGTTGACACGAGCGCGGCGGCGTCGCGCCGTGTGGCTCGTCCCATCCGGAACGATCGCGGACGTGCCGACACCGACCGGTCTCAGGTCGTCCGCAGCGTATCCGTGCTCGGCTCGTACACCTCGCCTTTCTGTTTGAGCTTCTCGATCTCGTGTTCGGCTTTCGAGCGGTCCAGACCGACCTCGTCGGCTCGCTCGAGCACCACGTCGGTCGGCGCGCCGTCGTCGTACTCCTCCTCGACGTCGCTGATGAGCTGTTTGAGGTTCTTGATCCGATCGCGCTGGGATTTGGAGGTCCCGGCCTCGACGATGTCGGCGTCGAACTCGCCCGTCTCGGGGTCGACGCCGATGTCCTGGAGACACGACCGGACGATCTCGATCACTCGTTCGGCGTCGGCTTGCTCGACCGTATCCGACAGCCGCACCCGGGCGCTGGCCTCGGAGAGCCGAACCAGCGCCTCGAGTTTCCGGGCCGTGACCGGCACCGGCGCGTCCTCGTCGGTGCCTTTCGCACGCAGGTCGACGTAGAAGTCCCGGATCGCCTCCCGGGCCTCCTCGGTCATCCGCGGGTGACAGTTCTGTTTCGCGTAGGCGACGTACTTGCGCAACAGTTCGGCGTCGATCACCGGATCGACCTGGTCGGTCATCTCCTCGATCTCCTCGGCGGAGACCTCGAGCGAGGGCATCTCCTCGCGCTGGGTCGTCAACTCGCCCGCGTAGTTCGTCGTCAGAATGTGCTCTGCGAGGTCGCGATCTTTCTCCTCGTCGGGCTGGTCGGTGACCGTAAAGATCAGGTCGAACCGCGAGATCAACGCCGGCTCGAGGTCGATCTGCTCGCCGATGGGCTCGTACTGGTCGAACCGGCCGTACTTGGGGTTTGCCGCGCCCAGCAGCGAACAGCGCGACTGCAGCGTCGCGTTGATGCCAGCTTTCGAGACCGAAATCTTCTGTTGCTCGAGCGCTTCGTGCATGGCACTGCGGTCCTCGGAGTTGTGGACGACCATCCCGTTCGCGACGAAGTTGTGCGTGCCCTCGACAGTGAGGTCGTAGACGAACTCGAACGTGTCGCCGTCGATCCGGCGAACGTCGGTGATCTCTCGCGGTTCGACGTCACGAAGACCCGAGTCCGCGGACGATTCGACGAGTACGGCACCACCATCGGTCACAACGGTGGACTGGTTGCAGGGCGCGAGCGTCTCGTCTCCTGGCTCGAGGTCCGCCGCGGCCCGCTCGGTGACGTCCCCGTTCTCGTGAACGAAAAACGGATGATCGGGTGTCGACCGAACCCAGTTCCCGTCTTCCGTGACGACCTCGACCAGTTCCGACGGCGCGTCGTACTGGTGGATGGCGGTCACCGGGCGTTCGACGATCGTTCCGTCGTCAGCCATCGTGCGAACGGAGCGGTCCACGTCGCGAATTGTTCGCCCGTTCTCGAGCTCTTCAACGGTTCCCTCGGCTATCGCGTCGTGGGCCAGTTCGCGGATTTCCACCTCTCCACCGGATGTCGAGACGGTCGAATCGCCGGTGACACACCGCATCTTATCGAGCTCGTCGACTGCGGCGATCCCCTGGTCGGCGAGCACCAGCGCGCCGGCCTCTAAGGTCCACTGCTGGCCGTCGCCGAAGTCGTCGCGAACGGCCGCGGCCGTGTTGTGCGTGACGACCCCGTTCGCGAGGAAGTTGTGCGTCTCCGGAACGGTGAGGTCGAACACCTCTTTCTCACCGGTATCGACCGCCGCGACGACCTCGTCCCAGCGGAGGTCGGCCTCGACCGCTTCCTCGACGATCGACTCGGCGTCGCCAAGGTCCCGATCCTCGAGCATTCGGCGGGCTCGCTCCCGACCGGGGTTGTCACCCCGATTGAAGTTCATGTAGTATTCGCCTCCCGCAGCGTCGACGGCGGTCAGAACGCTCCCGACCGGAATCGTCTCGCCGCGCCGCTTTGCGTCGCCGACGACGCGCTCGAGCGCGGCCTGCTTCGTCGGACAGCCGAACCCGATCGCGTCCGCGAACCGATCGATGTCCGTCCCGTAGCATTCGAGGTGGTACTGGACGTGGTTCGACTCGATCTCGTACCCGTTCTCGAGGACGGAGACGCCACGCCGGTCGCGTTCGCGGACGCGAGCGCGGACGCCGTAGGTCTCGAGCATGAGCTGTACCTGCCGGGCGAACGTCTCGCTGATCGTCGAGAGGTGGATGCTCGAGCCGCCGTTCGTCCGTGCCGAGACGGAGCCGTCGGCATCCATCAGGCCACGAAGGAACGCGTCGGCGTGTTCCGCGGTCGCCAGTGCCGGATCGAGTTCGAGGTGGGCTTTCGGCGTCTCCATCCCGACGTTGGAGACGAACCTGGCGATCGTGGCGCTGTGGACCCGGATACACGGGACCCTGTCGTCCTGGTACTCGATCACGGGGCGCTTGTCGAACGTCTCGTCGAAAATGTCGACGGCGCGCTCCAGGATCGCCTCGTCGCCGTTCGAGATCCGGACGTGACCGCGATTCTCCCCGCGCCGGGAAAGCATAATATCGCCGTCACCGAAGACGAGTCCGAGCAGGTAACACAGGTCCTCATCGAACTCGTCAGGGATGCGAACGCTGTCGCCGTGTCGGAGCATCGCCCGGTCGATCGACAGCTCCTCGAGGTCGACGTCGATCGCCTCGAGTATTCGTCCGAGTCGATCCAGCGGGACGTGCCGGTTCGGAACCGTGTCATAGAGGAAATCCTCGGTGAGATCGAGTGCGGCCGCCGCGTCCCGGAGCGTCCCGAACTCCTCGCACAACCGCCGGCGAATCAGGGCGACCGACTCGTCGTCGAGTTTCAGCTTCTCGTTCGTGAACTCGAAGTAGTCCTCGATCGGAGGCGTCGATCGGTCGACCCCGTCGTATCTGGGGGCTGCGACGTACTCGCCGGCCTCGACGTCAGCGATCGGTTTCCACTCGAGGCCGTCGTTGCCACATGTCAGGACCGGCGTGTTTCGCGAGGCCTCGAGTTCCTTGCCGCGTGCCGTCTCGATACGGCGACACTGCTTCGGCGGCATTCGCCAGACGTGTGACGTCGATGCGGTCTCGAGCGTTCCGCCGTCGCGATCGAACGTGTAGAGTTCGATCTCGTCCTCGACGGCGGTTTCGGCGTCGACCGGTTCCGGGAGCCGTCGTTCGACGACGTTCCGGATCTCCGCGAACCCGTTCTCCGTGTGGACCAGGGTGTCACCCGTGACACAGAGACCGGCCGAGGACGAGCCCTTCCCAGAGGTGTAGACGGACCTGGGCGCGATGTTCTGGATGTAGCCCAGCATCTGCGACTTGCCCGTACCCGGATCCCCGATCAGCAGCATGTGCAGGTCCCCGCGAATCCGCGAGCCGTCGGGTAACTGCTTCGTCACACCCGAGAACAGCTGCAGGATCATCGCGAGCTTCTCCTGGTCGTAGCCGTAGATCGAGGGCGCGACGGAGCCGATCATCTGCTCGTAGATGTCCGACGACTCCGAGAGGCGGACGATCTCCGCTTTGTCCTCGTCGGTGATGTCCATGTCCTCGAACTGCTCTTCTTCGATCTCGACCGCGACCCCCTCCATGTAGAAATCGAAGATGGGCGACTTCTCGCCCTGGTTGGTCTGTTGCTCGAGTCGCAAGACGCCGGTCGCGGAGACGTGGTCGCCAGGGGTGACCTCCCCGGTGATATCGTCTTCGACGTGGACGTCGATCGACTGGGGGGTCTCCCCGCCTCTAAGCCCTTCGGGACTTTCTTGGATGCGAAGCTTCTGGGCGTCGACGAACTCGGACTGGTCGAAGTTGACCTGGAATGGTCCCTGGCGTTCACAGCCCTGGCACTCGTGAGGCTCCTGGAAGTCACCGGTCGACTGGGGAACACGGTTCAGGGTGCCACAGAGCTGGCATTCGAAGGCTGCTTCCTCGATTTTTGGGCGGACGTCGGTGGCCTTGCGGACGATCCCCCGGACCTCGACGAGCTGGTTCATGTGGCGCGCGCGGATGTCCCGAATCTCGGGCGACTCCGTCTCGGGGAGGTTCCGCACGCGGACGTGTGCCTGACCGAGGCTCACGTCGATCGGTAAGTCGTACAGCCGGAGCGCTTCCTCGGCGTAGCGCTGGAGCTGCTCGGGTTTGTTGAGATAGTCGTCGGCGAGGTCGGGATCGTACCGATAGAGGTCCTGCCAGTCGACGTACAGCGAGCGCTGTTCGG contains:
- the thrC gene encoding threonine synthase, with protein sequence MSLRLSATTPETPTEATDGTWLECIECAESYAPFEDVRYTCDECNGLLEVRYDEPPTFDEFEGEGVWRYDAALPLESGVTTQEGATPLYEVPRLEESVGVEALRIKHEGMNPTGSFKDRGMTVGVAVARKLGVDRLACASTGNTSAALAAYGSRADMETLVLLPAGKVAAGKVAQASLHGARILEVDGNFDACLDVVQELAERGEAYLLNSLNPFRLEGQKTIGLEILEGFQADYGVWPDRIVLPVGNAGNTAALYKAFRELVQADELEPEDVPKLTGVQAEGAAPMVEAIENDADEVRRWEEVETRATAIRIGNPVNAPKALPGIRETGGTAVSVTDGEITEAQRDLATEGVGVEPASAASVAGLRKLRTEGVVGDDERVACLTTGHLLKDPDAAAAAGNDPEPVPADTKGVLEHLEN
- a CDS encoding LAGLIDADG family homing endonuclease gives rise to the protein MAQAGTSELVDAFEQFFRSYYDNGIKQLAQRYPTEQRSLYVDWQDLYRYDPDLADDYLNKPEQLQRYAEEALRLYDLPIDVSLGQAHVRVRNLPETESPEIRDIRARHMNQLVEVRGIVRKATDVRPKIEEAAFECQLCGTLNRVPQSTGDFQEPHECQGCERQGPFQVNFDQSEFVDAQKLRIQESPEGLRGGETPQSIDVHVEDDITGEVTPGDHVSATGVLRLEQQTNQGEKSPIFDFYMEGVAVEIEEEQFEDMDITDEDKAEIVRLSESSDIYEQMIGSVAPSIYGYDQEKLAMILQLFSGVTKQLPDGSRIRGDLHMLLIGDPGTGKSQMLGYIQNIAPRSVYTSGKGSSSAGLCVTGDTLVHTENGFAEIRNVVERRLPEPVDAETAVEDEIELYTFDRDGGTLETASTSHVWRMPPKQCRRIETARGKELEASRNTPVLTCGNDGLEWKPIADVEAGEYVAAPRYDGVDRSTPPIEDYFEFTNEKLKLDDESVALIRRRLCEEFGTLRDAAAALDLTEDFLYDTVPNRHVPLDRLGRILEAIDVDLEELSIDRAMLRHGDSVRIPDEFDEDLCYLLGLVFGDGDIMLSRRGENRGHVRISNGDEAILERAVDIFDETFDKRPVIEYQDDRVPCIRVHSATIARFVSNVGMETPKAHLELDPALATAEHADAFLRGLMDADGSVSARTNGGSSIHLSTISETFARQVQLMLETYGVRARVRERDRRGVSVLENGYEIESNHVQYHLECYGTDIDRFADAIGFGCPTKQAALERVVGDAKRRGETIPVGSVLTAVDAAGGEYYMNFNRGDNPGRERARRMLEDRDLGDAESIVEEAVEADLRWDEVVAAVDTGEKEVFDLTVPETHNFLANGVVTHNTAAAVRDDFGDGQQWTLEAGALVLADQGIAAVDELDKMRCVTGDSTVSTSGGEVEIRELAHDAIAEGTVEELENGRTIRDVDRSVRTMADDGTIVERPVTAIHQYDAPSELVEVVTEDGNWVRSTPDHPFFVHENGDVTERAAADLEPGDETLAPCNQSTVVTDGGAVLVESSADSGLRDVEPREITDVRRIDGDTFEFVYDLTVEGTHNFVANGMVVHNSEDRSAMHEALEQQKISVSKAGINATLQSRCSLLGAANPKYGRFDQYEPIGEQIDLEPALISRFDLIFTVTDQPDEEKDRDLAEHILTTNYAGELTTQREEMPSLEVSAEEIEEMTDQVDPVIDAELLRKYVAYAKQNCHPRMTEEAREAIRDFYVDLRAKGTDEDAPVPVTARKLEALVRLSEASARVRLSDTVEQADAERVIEIVRSCLQDIGVDPETGEFDADIVEAGTSKSQRDRIKNLKQLISDVEEEYDDGAPTDVVLERADEVGLDRSKAEHEIEKLKQKGEVYEPSTDTLRTT
- the argF gene encoding ornithine carbamoyltransferase, which translates into the protein MTEPRHFLTVDDLSQPELLSVLDRAEEYRTAVANDEDHHELAGQTLGMLFQKPSTRTRVSFETGMTQLGGHAVFLGKDDIQLGRGEPLKDTARTLSRYVDGVMARLFEHENVEILAEYADVPVVNGLTDDAHPCQILADLLTIRQQFGDLEDVSATWIGDGNNVAQSFVLGCAIADIDLTVATPPEHTVDDAVLERAAELGAEPETTTDPVEAVAGTDVVYTDVWVSMGQEDEREIRLRRFDGFQVNQELLSNAPEAVVMHCLPAHRGEEVTDTVLEGDRSIVFDQAENRLHAQKALLVELLGDD
- a CDS encoding transcription initiation factor IIB, whose amino-acid sequence is MSEPDTIPVCAECGGRLRTLATETVCEECGLVTARDTIDRGPEWRTFDDEDEDRKRTGAPLTRSRHDRGLSTEIGYGSAVRLTGRKRRQLARMRREHDRARIPSTADSNRVCGFTEIRRVVSQLSLPIDVREQACALFESAQSADLLRGRSIEGFAAAAIYAICRTLSIARTVDEIVAIARADEGELVAAYDALNRELGLPTGPIDPAEYLARYASKLELETAVERRAREHVAALRDAERIGGKNPSGVAAACLYAAAGDDDATRTVTQADAAAVADVAPVTIRSTVDDLRSLF